A stretch of Pyrenophora tritici-repentis strain M4 chromosome 7, whole genome shotgun sequence DNA encodes these proteins:
- a CDS encoding PPX1, Inorganic pyrophosphatase-exopolyphosphatase produces the protein MALPRNSLRGFLTHAKGALRQAVDNSQKITFVIGNESADLDSMSCSILYAYIRSMSPPKTAFSPVYVPITNIPASDVQLRPEYLAVFQHANIEPKHLITLDDLPALADIQSKLAPENTKWILVDHNALQGQLGKVYSGRVAGVIDHHDDEEKVPSNTGDEPRVIIKSGSCTSLVANYCRPLWDTLSAAAMSSGAAHAQGDSLSNDAAFVQRWDADIAQLGLASILIDTADLKDKSKTTEHDRQAVEYLEAKIMLCPQLAGSFDRASFYKEIDAAKKDIGSLELQDILRKDYKQWVQGGHKLGISSVVKSIDFLEKKAGDEASAQPSEALFGALEKFAKERDLDLYSVMTTSTSSDGEFQRQLLLWAFNESAVSAAKAFATNSSNELGLEEWQGASDVDGGNEWRRIWWQRQVQHSRKRVAPLLRQVMV, from the exons ATGGCGTTGCCGAGGAACTCCTTACGAGGCTTTCTTACCCACGCTAAAGGCGCTCTCCGTCAAGCCGTTGATAACAGCCAGAAGATTACATTTGTCATTGGCAATGAGTCGGCGG ATCTCGATTCCATGTCATGCTCCATACTATACGCATACATTCGGTCCATGTCACCACCCAAGACTGCCTTCAGCCCAGTCTACGTGCCAATCACCAACATTCCTGCTTCCGATGTACAGCTGCGACCCGAGTATCTGGCCGTGTTCCAGCACGCCAACATTGAGCCTAAGCACTTGATCACGCTTGATGACCTGCCTGCCTTAGCTGACATACAGTCCAAGCTTGCACCAGAAAACACAAAGTGGATCCTGGTAGACCACAACGCTCTCCAAGGCCAACTAGGAAAAGTCTATTCCGGGCGTGTCGCTGGCGTCATTGACCACCACGACGATGAGGAAAAAGTGCCCAGCAACACTGGCGATGAGCCACGTGTTATTATCAAGAGCGGAAGCTGCACTAGTCTGGTAGCAAACTATTGCCGGCCTTTGTGGGACACGCTTTCTGCAGCTGCCATGTCCTCTGGCGCAGCCCATGCGCAGGGTGACAGCCTGTCCAACGACGCTGCCTTTGTTCAACGATGGGACGCAGATATTGCTCAATTGGGCCTGGCCAGTATTCTCATCGATACAGCGGATCTCAAGGACAAAAGCAAGACGACCGAGCATGACCGACAGGCTGTCGAGTATCTGGAAGCCAAGATCATGCTCTGTCCGCAATTAGCTGGCAGCTTCGATCGCGCCAGCTTCTACAAGGAGATCGATGCAGCGAAGAAGGACATTGGTAGCCTAGAGCTGCAAGACATACTTCGGAAGGACTACAAGCAATGGGTCCAGGGTGGCCACAAGCTCGGGATCAGCTCCGTTGTCAAATCAATTGATTTTCTGGAAAAGAAAGCTGGTGACGAGGCAAGCGCGCAACCGTCAGAGGCGTTGTTTGGGGCACTGGAAAAATTTGCAAAGGAGCGTGACCTGGACCTGTATTCGGTAATGACCACGTCGACGTCTTCGGACGGGGAATTTCAGAGGCAGCTTTTGCTCTGGGCATTCAACGAAAGCGCCGTATCAGCGGCGAAGGCCTTTGCCACGAATTCGAGCAATGAACTAGGGCTCGAAGAGTGGCAGGGCGCCAGCGACGTTGACGGCGGCAATGAGTGGAGAAGGATCTGGTGGCAGCGACAAGTACAGCACAGTCGGAAACGCGTCGCGCCTTTGCTGAGGCAAGTCATGGTATGA